A region of Ferruginibacter albus DNA encodes the following proteins:
- the murB gene encoding UDP-N-acetylmuramate dehydrogenase has product MNISEDISLKKYNTFGINVTAKYFSAFSTVEELDGLFGHSPSTTHHSPLIIGGGSNILFTKNFDGLVLKNEIKGIEKVKEDHQYEYIKAGAGEAWHYLVMYCVENNLGGIENLSLIPGNVGASPMQNIGAYGVEIKDVFHSLEAYHKKEKRIVTFNLNDCEFGYRESVFKRRFKDEFVILNVTYRLTKIPMFNISYGAIEKELEAMNVKELSIRSISQAVINIRSSKLPDPAIIGNAGSFFKNPTISNSQFQMLHSKFPTIIGYTQPGEKVKLAAGWLIEQCGWKGFRSGDTGCYDKQALVLVNYGNATGKQVFDLSEDILQSVKEKFDVELEREVNIV; this is encoded by the coding sequence ATGAATATAAGCGAAGACATTTCCCTCAAAAAGTATAATACGTTTGGAATTAATGTAACAGCTAAATATTTTTCAGCATTTAGCACTGTTGAAGAATTGGATGGATTATTCGGTCATTCGCCATCTACCACTCATCATTCTCCGTTAATTATCGGCGGCGGCAGTAATATTTTATTCACTAAAAACTTTGATGGACTTGTTTTAAAGAATGAAATAAAAGGAATTGAAAAAGTTAAGGAAGATCATCAGTATGAATATATAAAAGCAGGAGCAGGAGAGGCGTGGCATTACTTGGTAATGTATTGTGTAGAAAATAACCTGGGAGGTATTGAAAACCTTTCATTGATACCCGGCAATGTAGGTGCTTCGCCTATGCAAAACATTGGGGCGTATGGAGTGGAGATAAAAGATGTTTTTCATTCGCTGGAGGCATATCATAAAAAAGAAAAGAGAATTGTTACATTCAATTTAAATGATTGTGAGTTTGGTTATCGTGAAAGTGTTTTTAAACGAAGATTCAAAGACGAGTTTGTGATATTGAATGTAACTTATCGCTTAACTAAAATTCCGATGTTCAATATTTCTTACGGAGCAATTGAAAAGGAATTGGAAGCAATGAATGTAAAGGAATTAAGTATAAGAAGTATATCACAAGCTGTTATCAATATTCGCAGCAGCAAATTACCGGATCCGGCGATAATTGGTAATGCCGGTAGTTTTTTTAAAAACCCAACCATTTCAAATAGTCAATTTCAAATGCTACATTCCAAATTTCCCACTATTATTGGCTACACTCAACCGGGAGAAAAAGTAAAGTTAGCTGCAGGCTGGTTAATTGAGCAATGCGGCTGGAAAGGTTTTCGTTCCGGTGATACGGGTTGTTACGACAAACAAGCGTTGGTATTGGTTAATTATGGCAATGCAACAGGAAAACAAGTCTTTGATCTAAGCGAAGACATCTTACAAAGTGTAAAAGAAAAATTTGATGTTGAATTAGAAAGAGAAGTGAATATTGTTTAA
- a CDS encoding AAA family ATPase, translating to MNNIKTLGELKKSGYVSKSIKEELRQNLIKKIQKKENPFPGILGYEDSVIPDTERALLSKHNILFLGLRGQAKTRMARQMIDLLDEYIPIVAGSEINDDPLQPISKYATDLIAEKGDSTPIDWLHRSQRYGEKLATPDVSVADLIGDIDPIKAANLKLSFADERVLHYGIIPRSNRSIFVINELPDLQARIQVSLFNILEEGDLQIRGFKLRLPLDVMFVFTANPEDYTNRGSIVTPLKDRIESQILTHYPKTLETSLAITEQEASISAEQLQKVKISDLVKRLIEQVAFEARGSELVDKKSGVSARLTIAAYENLVSAAERRAIMNNEKETQVWISDLVGIIPSITGKIELVYEGEQEGPYQVALNLLEKAIRTQFSLYFPNPDELKKKRGKGQAPEENPYKAITRWFDAGNHLNTFLETKDADKIQLLYKVDGLHALVKKYFKAPSEKESALLMEFVLHGLAAHSLISKRILDGKIEFKDLMGSMLNLGTQSFSEEEGFDEGDFD from the coding sequence ATGAATAATATTAAAACACTTGGTGAGCTAAAGAAGAGCGGATATGTTTCTAAAAGCATTAAAGAAGAACTTCGCCAAAATCTGATAAAAAAAATCCAGAAAAAAGAAAATCCTTTCCCCGGAATTTTGGGTTACGAAGATTCGGTGATCCCTGATACAGAAAGAGCTTTATTATCTAAACATAATATTTTGTTTTTAGGCTTACGTGGGCAAGCAAAAACAAGAATGGCAAGGCAAATGATCGATCTGCTGGATGAATATATTCCTATTGTTGCAGGAAGCGAGATCAATGATGATCCGTTACAACCGATTTCAAAATATGCTACAGACCTGATTGCAGAAAAAGGAGACTCTACTCCGATTGATTGGCTGCATAGAAGTCAGCGCTATGGCGAAAAATTGGCTACGCCTGATGTTAGTGTCGCTGATCTTATCGGCGATATTGATCCCATAAAAGCCGCCAATTTAAAATTAAGCTTCGCTGATGAACGTGTATTGCATTATGGCATTATTCCACGTAGCAATCGCAGCATTTTTGTAATTAACGAATTGCCAGATCTGCAGGCAAGAATACAGGTTTCTTTATTTAATATTTTAGAAGAAGGAGATCTTCAGATTCGTGGGTTTAAACTACGTTTACCCCTAGACGTTATGTTCGTGTTCACTGCCAACCCCGAAGACTATACCAATCGTGGAAGTATTGTTACCCCGTTAAAAGACAGGATCGAAAGCCAGATATTGACACATTATCCAAAAACTTTGGAAACATCATTGGCTATAACCGAACAGGAAGCAAGTATTTCTGCAGAGCAGTTACAAAAAGTAAAGATCAGCGATCTTGTAAAACGCTTGATTGAACAGGTTGCATTTGAAGCAAGAGGCAGTGAGCTGGTTGATAAGAAAAGCGGTGTGAGCGCAAGGCTTACTATTGCGGCTTATGAAAATTTGGTTAGTGCTGCTGAACGAAGAGCTATTATGAATAATGAAAAAGAAACACAGGTTTGGATAAGTGATCTGGTGGGCATTATTCCATCTATTACCGGAAAGATCGAATTGGTTTATGAAGGTGAGCAGGAAGGTCCTTACCAGGTTGCATTGAATTTATTAGAAAAAGCCATTCGTACACAATTCAGTTTATATTTTCCTAACCCGGATGAATTAAAAAAGAAAAGAGGCAAAGGACAAGCGCCGGAAGAAAATCCCTACAAAGCCATTACCCGCTGGTTTGATGCAGGCAACCATCTGAATACATTTTTAGAAACAAAAGATGCAGATAAAATTCAATTATTATATAAAGTAGATGGTTTGCATGCTTTGGTAAAAAAATATTTTAAAGCTCCAAGTGAAAAAGAAAGCGCTTTACTAATGGAGTTTGTATTACATGGATTGGCTGCTCATTCTTTGATCAGCAAAAGAATATTAGACGGAAAAATTGAGTTTAAAGACCTGATGGGAAGTATGCTGAATTTAGGAACTCAATCATTTAGTGAAGAAGAAGGTTTTGATGAAGGGGATTTTGATTAA